Sequence from the Candidatus Woesearchaeota archaeon genome:
AGGGCCAGGAACAGGTATTTTTACAGAGAAAATAGCGGAAAGCATAAGCCCAAGCACGTTATTCTTCGCGCTCGAAGTAAATGAAGCCTTTGTTGAAAAAACAAAAGAGCGATGCCCAAATACAATCATTTACAACGCAGGAGCAGAAGAGATTTGTACGTACCTTTCATTGCATAACAAAAACAGCTGTGATTGCATCATCTCAAGCCTTCCATTTGCGAGCTTTGACGAAGAAACACAAGATGCCATATTCAAAGCCATAGACAATGCGCTTGCGCCAAACGGACAATTCATTACCTTTTCGTATTTCTACACTGCGTTGCTTGAAGAAGGAAAGCATTTCAGAAAACTCC
This genomic interval carries:
- a CDS encoding methyltransferase domain-containing protein, translating into MSLTFLKQSLTEPKKIGAITESSEELAEKIISIAELENVDTIVELGPGTGIFTEKIAESISPSTLFFALEVNEAFVEKTKERCPNTIIYNAGAEEICTYLSLHNKNSCDCIISSLPFASFDEETQDAIFKAIDNALAPNGQFITFSYFYTALLEEGKHFRKLLRRNFSTVEKSDIVWLNVPPAFVYSCRK